The Castanea sativa cultivar Marrone di Chiusa Pesio chromosome 11, ASM4071231v1 genome contains a region encoding:
- the LOC142617439 gene encoding FCS-Like Zinc finger 3, producing MRSGMFHYGGCEDYYNERHFLEACFLCRKPLASNSDIFMYRGNTPFCSKECRQEQIEIDESKEKSLKLSSSSSSPSSSSSSSTRAVRKSDPNKNSTPNKAVRTGTVAVA from the exons ATGAGATCGGGCATGTTTCATTATGGCGGGTGTGAGGACTATTACAACGAGCGTCACTTCCTTGAAGCTTGTTTCCTTTGCAGGAAGCCACTTGCTTCAAACAGTGACATCTTCATGTACAG AGGGAACACACCATTCTGTAGCAAAGAGTGCAGGCAAGAACAGATAGAGATTGATGAATCCAAAGAGAAAAGCTTGAaactttcttcttcatcttcttctccttcttcttcttcttcttcttccactaGAGCTGTAAGAAAGTCAGACCCCAACAAGAACTCAACACCAAACAAGGCTGTAAGGACGGGTACAGTTGCAGTGGCCTAA